Sequence from the Corallococcus soli genome:
TCGCGGCGCATGAGCGCGGCGTGGACGTCCAGGTCATCCTGGACCAGGACGCGAAGGGGGATGTCTATCATTCCCGCGTCATCAACCTGCCGGCCTTCCAGGCGCTGACGGCCCGGAAGGTGCCGGTGCGCTACGACGCGGCGAGCCGGCTCACGCACTCCAAGCTGGTGCTGGTGGATGGCAGGCACCTGGTGATGGGCAGCCACAACTGGACGTTGAGTTCGTTCACCCGCTACGACGAGACGAGCCTGTATCTGGACTCGGAGCCGCTGGGCGCGCGGCTCGAAGAGCGCTTCCGGACGCTGTGGACGCAGAAGGCGCAGCGGGAAGTCACGGCCTCCCCCATGGCAGGTGAGCCCGCGGTGGTCGAACCCTGAAGCCACTCACTGCCGATGGGCCTGACCCAGGGTGAGGATGGACTCGATTCGTCTCGCTCTGCCGTGTGTTTGACATTCAAGACACCACCTCCGTATACGCCGCCGGTCGCAGTGGCTCACTTCCAGTGAAACCGGGTGGCTTGGTGATTTTGAGATTCGGAAGACTTTCCGTGGTGCTCGCATGCCTGGTGGGACCTGCCGCCTGTGATGACAGGGGGGCGGAAGAGGGCCCCGAGGATTTCCTGGTCCAGAGGGAGGCCGCGCTCGACGCAGGGGGCGTGGTGAAGCTGGAGTCGAACGTGTTGAAGGGCACGGTGCGGCTCACCAACGCGAATCCGCAGGTGCTGTCGCTCCTGGCGATGGACTCGGGGATCCACAGCCCGGGCAGCGTCTCCGTGTCGAGCACGTCCCCCACGGGCTTCAGTGCCAGCACCAGCGGTGTCGTGGTCGTCAACCCCTCGGAGTTCCGCTTCGAGATGCTGGTTGAAGCAGGCGCCGGAGGCGACCAGGGCGTTGTCTACGACCTCACCGCCAGCCGGGGGACTGCCTTGCCCGTCATGTCCGGGGTGACGGTCCGGCCCGTCGCGGTGCAGCCCTCGCCCACGGAGGTCGAGGTCCAGCGCTGCATTGGCGTGGTCCGGTTCCAGTTCGGCAGGGATGCGGCCTGTGAGTCCCTCGCGACGGCCACGGAGGTCAGGCTCGACGGCGGCTCGGTGCTTCGTGACTGGGGTGCGGGGCTCCACACGGTCTACGTGCCTGGCGGCGCCAGCCGGACCGCGACGCTCGCCTACAACATCAGCACCCCCACGGGCCCGGTGAGGAGCACGCAGTCCGTGCAGCTCGCGGCTGGCTGCGATGAGATCGTCCGGACGTGCATTCATGTGGGGACTCCCACCCCACCGGCGCTCGGAGGTTTGACCGGGGCGTTCGAGATCCACGGGGAGACGGCCTCCTCCAAGAGCCTCCTGTTCCGTGGGACCGCCGAAGCCCGGACCCTATCCCTGCCCGGCGGCTGGTCTCCCGCGAACAATGTCGGGAGCTGGTGGACGGTGCCAAACCTGTCAGTGGGAGAATATTCAATGTATGCCATGGCCGACCTGCGCTCGGGCCGGAACTTCACGCAGGTCAGGACGGCCTACTACGCCTTTCCCCTGTCCGTCGTTGAGGGCCCGCCGATGCCGCTGACACGGCAGGTGAATGGGCAGACACGTCACGCCTACGACATACACCCGGCCTATTTCTACGGCGCCGTTCATCTGGCGGACCCCTTCATGCGGCAGCATCCGGAGGCCTGGAGCTCCCTTCAGGCGCTCTACTTCGAGGGCGACCACGACAGCAACGGGGATGGCGTGCCAGACTCCCCAGTGATTGGCAGCAGGGGGACCTATTTCGATACAATCGGCTCGGGCGGTTCCAGCCGCACCGCCTTCCCTGGCGACTTCGATGCGAACCTTGGCGAGCTCGTCTCCAGCTATGAGCAGGTGCTGCCGGGGCCCTACGACCTGGCCGTTCTCGACTGGGCCCAGCAGGCGCTCATCCTGAGATTCTGGTCCGAGCCGACCGGCAGCGGCCCCTTCACCACCCGGCCCGGCCTGTACGACCCGGCGCGCTTTCGCTACGGCTCGCTCTCACTGCGCTCCACGATCGACGGTGGTAACAGCGCGGGTCGACTCAATCCCGAGCAACGCTACCGCATCAATCACGAGTACTGTTTCAGTGAATTGCAAATCCAATACGCCGCGAGCGCGGGCCGCTTCTTCAATCCCTATGTGAAAGTGACTGGAAGCTACTCCGGCAAGGACTGGCGCAACCAGCCGGCGGCCTACGCGGTGATGTCAGGCGTCGCGTATGGGACGCCCGCGGTCTGGAACACCCCGAACCCCGCCTCATACGCGCAGACGGGCGGGCAGATCTCCCTGGCGCTCCCGCAGGGAACCTTCAACCTCCAGCCCGGTGCCTTCATGGTGGGTGATTCGGGAGCGGTGAACGACGCCAGCTTCTCTCCCATCGGGGTGACGGTGGGCTGCGGACAGCGGCTCAAGCTGGTGCCCCCGCTGGCCGTGAGTCTGGCCTCCCTGGCGGGTTGCGCCGCCTCGGAATCCAAGCAGGTCTCCGGACAGGTGAAGAGCCGGCCCGCGGAGGTGGACCGCGTCTGGTATCGCCTCAACGGTGGTCCGGAGGTCACGCTCTGCACCGACTGTGGCTTTGATCCGACCTTCTCCTTCAACGTACCGCTCCAGACCTGCGACAACAGCATCCAGGTCTTCGCCTTCACGGAAGGGATGAGCGAGCCCGCGAGCTCCGTCGAACAGCTTGTCTGGGATGACCCGATGGATGGCCCGAGCTGCCCAGGCTCCTTCTGTGTCAATCGGCCTCCAGTGGCCCGCTGCAAGGGCGCCATCGTTCCGGCCGACAGCGCATGCAGCGGGTGTGGCGCGGTGAACGACGGCTCCTTCGACCCGGATCCGGGGGACACGGTGACCTGCGTGCAGACCCCCGCATGTCCGTACCCGCTGGGCTCGCACACCGCGACGCTGACGTGCACGGACAGCAGGGGGCTCACCTCGTCGTGCACGTCCACGGTGACGGTGCGGGACGAAACACCGCCCACCCTCGTCTGCCCCGTCCCCATCGTCGTCGAGGGCACGGGTCCGGAGGGCGCCACGGTGACGCCCGGCGTGGCCACCGCGGGGGATGCCTGCGGGCCGCCCCTGGTCTCGGGCCCCGTGGCCGGCACCTACCCGGTGGGCACCACGCCGGTGACGTACACCGCCACGGACGTCGGAAGGAATCAGACCTCCTGCGTCTCCACCATCCAGGTCACGGAGCCTCCGCCGCAGGAGGTGATGAACGTCACCCTGTGCAACCTGCCGCGCTACACGCGGGAGACGGCCCTCATGGCCTGCGGTTGGACCACGCCCCGTCCCGGAGGCGCGCCTGTCACGCACGTCTCCTTCCAGGTGGATGGTGGAGCGCCAGCGCCCGTGACACCGGACCTCAGCGGAGGCTTCGTCATCACCTGGCTCAACCTGGAGGAGGGCACCCATGTCGTCGAGCTGACCGCCACCGACGCGAAGGGTGCTGTCACGCGCAAGCAGACGACGGTGACGGTGGACCTCTCGCCCCCCGTGCTCGCGATCCTCTCCCCGCTCGGTGACGAGACGCTCTCCAGCCCGGTGGTGACCGTGACCTCCTCCGTCCAGGACGCCACGCCCACGCGCGTGACGACCCAGTGGCTGGAGACGGGCATGGTGGACAGCGGTACGGGCACGGTCACCCACACGGTGGACCTGATCAACCGCGGCTCCGTTCCGCTGCTGGTGGCCGCCACGGACGCGGCGGGAAACACCACGCAGCTCGTGATGCACATCCACGTCGGGCCCGCTCAAGGGTTGCTGTTCACGCAATAAGCGCCCGCGCGCGGTCCCTGGTAAGCTTGTATTCCATGAAATGCTGTTCCATGGCAGGCTGGCGCCGTGTGATTCCCTCTCACGGAAGGTCCTGCTGGATGAACATGCTTCGTGCGACACGATGGGGGTTGGCGGTGTGTGGCCTGGGCCTGTGGGCTGCTTGCGGCGAGCCGGAGCCCGCGCCAGCTCCTGACACGGCTCCTGTTGTCGCGGCGGAGGGCCCTGGAGGCGTTCGCGCGGCCGGCGCCACGGGGCTGCTCCCTGCCTGGGGCGCCCCGCTGTGGCAGGACGAGTTCGACGGCACCGACCTGAAGCCGTGGTGGTACAAGATGCCGCACACCTACGCGGCGGGGAACAGCGAGTCGCAGTGGTACCGACCGGAGAACCTGGAGGTCTCGGCGGGGACGCTGAAGATCCACTCCCGGCGCCAGGACTACCTCGGGTCCACGACCCAGGCGCCTGCGATGCCCTTCACCAGCCCGGATGGCATCAACCGGGCCACGCCCAGGACGGGCCTCCCCGCGGGCAAGCGCTACTTCACCTCCGGGATGATCAACACCCGCGAGGGCAACCCGGCCACGTACTTCCCGCTCTATGGCAAGTATGAGATTCGCGCCCGGCTGCCGCATGGGCAGGGCCTGCTGCCCGCCTTCTGGTTGCGTCGCAAGGGCGGGGCCTCCTCCGGGGAGGTCGACGTCATGGAGTACTTCTTCAACTACCGGCCGGGACGCGGGAAGTTCTCGCTGCACTTCCCCAACACGCTCGGGGTGAACACGACGCAGCAACTGGTGACGTTCGAGCCCGCCGCGCCGGGGACTGGCGGCTGGCACACCTGGTCGGTGGAGATCACCCCGGCGGGCGACCCGCTCACCGGCCCCATCGACTTCAAGGCGTTCCTGGACGGGGTCCAGTACGGCGGCTACCAGCTGACCGATGCGGCGACCCTGGCGATGCTGCGTCAGCCGGGCGCGAACTCGACCTGGGACATCTGTCTGAACACGGCCGTCGGCGGCAAGTGGGTGGGCGAACCGGATCAGCAACTGGGCTACCTCCCCATGGTCCACCGCTGCTCGCGGACGCAGGCCGCCCCGGGCACCACCGGCTGCGCCACCACCGACCTGTTCTTCGTGTCGCTGCCCGCGGTGTTTGAAATCGACTACGTCCGCGTCTACTCCCTGCCCTGAGCAGGCTTGGGGAGGACAGCGGGCCTCTGGTCAGCCTACCCAGTGGACGAAAGCCTTGAGTGACCAGATACGGCCGAAGCTCGAAGCAGAGCTTCTGTCTGCTTGCTGGTCTGCGGATTGGAGTGCGTGGAGCGCCAGGGATGGGTCCTGATCCCCGGCCAATGCATCGAGGACGGCATTCCCTACCTGGAATGCCGTTCCCAACCGCACGTCCCAGAGGGGGGCTATGATGCGCCGGGCACCGCTTGCCAGGAATGCGCCGGCCAGTCCTGCGGCACGGTGAAGCCAGCTGCCCACTTGTCCCGTCTCGCACGAGAGAAGCACAACGGTGGCGCCCGCGATGCGCCGGGGATCCGCACCCACCTGCTCCAGTGCCAGCTCCGAGTCTGAGCCTGTCTCGTCGAGGAGCTGGAGCGTTGCCTTGCGAGGACCCTCGACCCCTCCATGGCAGAGGATCACGACTACGTCCGCCTCCGCGAGCTCGCGCAGGACATCCTGTGCCGATGCCGGTCGCTCCACGATCCCAGGGCATGTCAGTTTGAGCGCCGTCCCGAACTTCGACCCCTGACTCAGTAGCGCGCGTGGTTTTCCGGAAGCGGCCACGCGCTGTGCCAGATGCGCGCCGAGCTTGACCGCACTTTTAAGGTCCCCCCGGCGGCCGGGGCCGGGATCGGCGACCGCGATGAGTGTGCATCGGGGACGCTCCGGAAAGGGGCGCGCCTCCAAAGCGAGCCTCGTTCCCAGGGAGACAGGCGTGGAGGGCCAGAGATCCACCGGCGCCAGCAAGCGCAGCGGTCCTGCGGGAATCCAGAGCAGGTGCGTGGGGGCAGGTGGAAGCAGGAACTGAAGGGATGGAAGCAGGTGCGTCCGGGCCCAGGCCAGGAGGTCCCGGTAGGGTTGCCCGCCCTCATCCACACCCATCGCCTGGGCCACCGCGCGCTCTTCCACGGGGATCGCGTCGACCCGGAGTTCCGCCACCATCACCCGAGGCTGCTCCGGGCTTTCGAGGGCCACTACCATCGTTCCCAGGCTTCCGCTGACAAGTGCAACAGCGGCCGAGCCGGGCCGTGACCTCAACCAGTTCCACGTCCCGGACAGGTCTGGCTCTCCGCGAAGGAAGGAGGGCTCGGTGAGGCGCACCTTTTCCAAGGCCCGCGCCACGCCGCCAGGCGTTCCTCCGCGAAGAGCCTCAAGCCATTCCACCCAGTCCCCGGAGGGAACTCGGGCGGGACGGGACATTCTGCCCGCCAGGGTGCGTTGGAACGCGCCCGATGCCCGCGCAAGCCAGCGAAGGACGCGCTCCGCCGAGTCTCCGGTCAGCACGAAGGAGAGCCCTGCGCTGCCGCTGGCGCTCTGCTCGTTCAGCGCGCGGGCCAGCACGGTCCCTACGTCGGCGGTGACCTGGGCCTCTTCAAATGCCGATGCCTCGTCCACCAGCAGGAAGGGCCGGGCTTCATCGAGCGCGACCCAGGCGCGCTCGGCGGTGGGCTCAATGTGCCTGGGCTCTTGAGTCAGGAGGGAGAGCCGGAGCAGCCCGAGGGCGGATTGGGCGAGCCGCTCGCCTTTCCCCCATCGCCGGGCCGCCGCGATAGCGCTGTCGAGCGCTTGCGCTCCGCGAACCCACAGCTCATGGGGCCAGGGGTCGGAATCGGGCCGGCATTCCAGGACCCGCACTATGGCCTGCCCCATTTCATCGGTGGTCTCCCAATGGAATCCGGGATGGGCCTCCAGTGTCCGGATCTGAAGCACCTGTTCGCACAGCAGCAATCCCGCGATGACGGCCTTCGTTTCCATGCTTCCCGTGTGGCGGTCCGGCGCCATCAGGTGCAGGGCGAAGTTGTGGGCGGTCATTGCCCAGTTGAAAGGCTGGGCCTCTCGGTCCTGTCCCTCCAGACGCTGGCTCCACAGCCCAATGGCCTCGGCGCGCCGCCCTGCTCGGACGGCGATCTCCGCGAGGCAGAGGGCCTGGAAGTTCTCCACCGAAAACCGTCGCAGTTCGGGGACATCCTCCCATGGCATCGACTCGAAGTGCGTCCGCGCTTCGGCAAGCAGCGCGTCACCCTCAGGAGAGCGGCGTCGCGAGCCCAGGCGCGTGAGTTCCACCGCGAGGTTGCCCTTCGCGAGCACCTGCTCCGAGGAACCGCGAGCCACCGAGACGCGTGCGCGCGCGGCCTTGAGGCCCTCATCGTATTCGGGCTCGCTGCCTCCTGTGCGAAGCTCCGCCCGGACCTCCGCGAGGTTCGTGCGCATGATGGCTTCGCCGTCCTCCATACCCAGGTGCTCGTAGTGGCGAAGACATTCCTCGTAGAGCTTGGCGGCCTCGCGCAGGTGGGCATCCCGGTCCCCGTCCGTCCGGTAGCGCGTCGCTCGTGCGAAGCATTGCAGCGCATCCAGGGAAACGGCTGGGCTCACCGCAGGGTCGTCGAGCACCTCGCGACACAGCCGCGCTGCCCGGGAGAAATCCGCGATGGGGTGGTCATGGACATCCAAGGGCGTCCAGACGCGAACCAGCTCCAGGATGAGGAAGTGGCGTGCCTCCGGACTGGAAATGGCCCGGCTCAGACGCTCGGCTTCCTCAATGGTGGACAACGTTTCCTGAACGCTCGCATGTCCCAAACCCGCGAGGTGCGTGAGCAGCTTCGCGCGTGCCGCGCAGAGCCCTGGGCGCTCCTCGGCGTCGGTGACGTGAAGCAATCGCTCCGCGCGTGCCCGCAGGGAAGAAGGTGTTCGTTCTTCCGGCGGTGACTCCTGGGCCAGGATGGCTTGGGCCAGTGGGCTGGAGGGATCCAGCGACAGTTCAGCGATGAGGTCCTTCGCCCGCTTCAATGGGTGCGTTTCCCGGACATAGGCGGCGACTGCTGGTTGCTGGACGGAGGCGACTCCGATGCGCATCCACTCCTCCGGAACGGGTCCTTTCTGGCCACGCTTCGCGCGGGCGGCCTTCTCTGCCAACCTCGGGTGGAGCCGACCAAGCTCATCGAGCCGCCGGTGGAGCGACCCATCTCGCCGCCGATGGGGAATGAGCTGAGCCATGAGGCTGATCAATTGATCGGCCAAGGCCAGCCGGTTCCGCTCATCTCCGCAGCGCAACGCCTCCTCGAGCCGGGCGATGGCACGCGTCAGGCGCTCCTCGTCCGGACGCTCCGGCTGCTCAAGTTCCGCCTGGGCGGCGGACACGAGGGTCTCGGCTTCGTAAGGGCCCCCTTCCCGGAGCTTGAGGGCATGCTCCAACAACCGCAGGGCCTGCACGGCATCGCCCGGGGCGAGGCGCAAGAGCAGGGCATCCGCGGTGACCTTCGAGAGCCTCGCGGCTTCAAGCGGATTGGGGGCTCCCAGACTCCGAGCCTGCTCGTAGAGGCCCAGGGCGCGCTCGACCTCGGGTGCGGGACCCTCCCGGAAGGCGTTGCCCGTGGTGATGAGGAGGGCGAAGAGGAGGGGATCTGGAATCTGGACGCGGGTGATCTCTTCCATGGCCTTGAGGAGGATCTGGCGTGCCTCCTCCAGGATGTGTTCGCGGCGTCCTTCCAGGGGATGAAGCACCTGAAGCGCGTTCAGTCGTTCGACGCCCTTGAAGAAGCCTGCTTCGAGCCGTTCCTCAGGGGTGCGCGCTGCGGCGAGGAGCGCATTCGCGGCGTGCGAATAGGGCGTTTCCTCTCCCCACGCCCTGGTCTGGGCGAGAAGCTGCACCCTCAGACGCAACAAGGAGAAGCTCGGCTCGCGAGCCACCGCACGCTCCACGCGTTCAAGCAGGCGGGGGCCCACTGCCCCCACCGGCCCAAGCGCCGCGAGGAGGGCTAGAAGCTCGCGGCCCGTCATGGAGGCGCGAAGCATGATTTCGAGCAGCCAGTCCAGACACTCCTCCGCGCGATCCGGACGGGCCGTCATGAGATGGGGCAGGAACGTCAGCTCTTGCTCATCGAAAGAAATGGCCTTGGAAGGAGGCCGTCCCTGGGCAAGCTCGACCACCCACGCGGGCACCTCATCGAAGGGACCCCGCCGGTCACCCATGGAATCCGGCGAAGCCGTGTCACTGGCAGCTTGGCTTCGCTGACGGACCCACCGAAGGCGCGACTGGATTGCTTGCGTTTCCGCAGAGTCAGTCGCACCGCAAAGCAATCGCTCGGCGATGGTGAGGGCTCGCGGAAGCGTGAGCGGTCCTGGATGGAGCAGGATGGATGCGGCCTCCCTCCGATGGCGGTCCAATTCCTCTTCAGGAAGAGGCAGGGCCTGCTCGAACCAGAGCGCCAGGGCGATCTGCTCAGGCGTGGACATGGCGGCGCCGGAGGCAAGCTGCGACATGCGGATCGACGCGAGGACCCGTGCGTTGACCTCTCTCGCGGAGGCGCTGCTGGCCAGGACCTCCGCCGCATGCTCTGCGTGACGCCAAGCCCGGTCCAGTACCTTCCGCTCGCCCCTCGCGCTCTTCCAAAGCGCCGCTGCCAGGTCCGAACGCATCGATGGATCGTCATCCTCGCCCACCAACAGCCGCTCCACCACGTCGCAGACCTGGAGGCGCTCGTCGTGGGCCTGCTCGTCGAGGAGGGCCATCAACAGCCCCGCGGTCCGCAGCTGCTCGGAGTGGGTCGTATCCTTCGGCAGCTTCCGCCGTAGCAGCTCCAGCGCTTCGCTCGCACGTCCCTCGCTGGCGAGGAGTCGCGCACGGACAATGGGCTTGATGCGTAGGCGGTTCGTTCCGTCCAGCAGTTCACTGCGGAGGTCTCCGGGAAGCTGCTCCGCTTGGTTCATCAGGAGGATGGCAAGCTGCTGCTCCAGGGGGACATTGAGCTGCAGGGTGTCCTGGGCATAGCTCCTCATCACGTCGAGCACCTCCTCCGCCAAGCGTCCGCCGTTACGCTCGGGCCCCAAGCGCAGCAACAGCAGGAGTTTCTCGAAAGGAGTGCCTACCACTTCCCGTTCCGCAGACCGCAGGCGTTCGGGCCAGCGTCGGACATCGCCGGACAGCTCTTCCAGTTCGGCCAGACGCACCGATGCCAATGCAAGGTGTCCCGGGAGGCCCACCGCCCGCGCATCCTCAATGGCTCGTGTGAGCTGGGCAGCCGCATCGCCGTGACGCTCAAGGCAGGCATATGCGGTAGCCAACGTCATGCGGGTCTGAATGCGCGATTGGCTGGGGGCGTCGGGCGCGAGCAGCCCCAGGGCCTCTTCCAGATGCCCCACGGCAGCAGCACCGTCTTCCGATTCCAACAGGGCCTGACCGAGCACGTCATGCGCGCGGGCGCGCTCCCCCGGGAGGGCACCCGCCGGCTGCTCCTGGAGCGCCTCTCGCGCCAACTGGACGGCTTGCGCTGGCATCCGCTTGCCCAGGAGCCCTTCTGCGAGGTCCAACTTCCTCGTCGTTCCGGCGTCCGTCATGTGCTCCCCCGGTGCTGCGATTGGCGCCGCCAGATTCCCGTGGCGTGCGCGCGCGTGTCAGGAAGTCGCGTGGGTTCGCGAAGAACCGTTCAGCCCCAGGTGAGCACCCGCGACCCGCCTTCCGAGGCAGGGTAGGTGGTGGTGAAGCCATGGCGGACCTGAAGGCTCTCGGACTTCCACTGTGAAGCGGGGACCGACGCGGTGTTGAAGTGCAGTCGGACCCCGCGCTTCGCGGAGACGATGCGCGCGATTGCCTGGGCATCCGGATGTCGGAAGCGCGTGCCGTCCGTAGAGATGAGGAAGTCGCTGCACTCCACCAGGTCGAGCCATTCGCGCGTGACATTGCGCTTACTGCCATGGTGGGGAAGCTTGACCGCGCTCAAAGGCAGCCGGGACAGCCCCCGCTCCTGGAGCAGCCGCTGAAGTGTCGCCGCAAGGACTTGGGGCCAGGCATCCGCGGCCAGCAAACACGCATGGGGGCCACACTCGGCGAGCAGCGCGATGCTGCTGCCATTGGCGGGGGCATCGTCACGCTGCTGGGGCTCCGCAGACAGTGCACCCACGTCCAAGGTTCCTCCCAGACGATCCGCCTGTTCCTGGGTCGCCATGTGGGGGCGGGACAACTCCTCTTCCACGGACCGGACTTCCCTGGCCCAGACGAGCGCCATCCTCCGGAGCGCGGTCGGCGTGGGTGACAGCACCGTCAGCGATAACCCATTGCGCAGCTCGATGCGTGGCAATGCACCCGTATCCGGCACGACAATGGGACCCCGGCGAAAGGCTTCATTCCAGCGCCCGCCCCGGATGATTGTCGCCAGCGCTTCACCCTGTCCGGGTCCGAGCCGGTCCTCTGGGGGGACTTCCGGCCCTGCACTGCCTCCCTCCGCGCCCGTGGCTTCCGCCAGGAAGGACTTCATGTGGTGCTGGCCGTTGAACCAGAGGTCGTCATAGGTGGTGCCGACCGCAGGGTCCCGGAGCAGCTCCAGGATGCCGCCGATGTGGTCCGCATCGACATGGGTGACGACGATCAGGTCGAAGTGCGGCCGCGCGTCGCGAGAAAGCCGTGCGCGCAGGGCCGGATACGACGCGGGGGTGCCGCCATCAATGAGGATGCGCTGGGTACGTCCCTCATGCACGTGCTCCAGGAGCAAACAGTCACCGCACCCCGCTGGCAGCATCTCCAGTGTCAGCATCAATGTTCCCTCCCAGGCTTGTTGGCGCATCCAGATACCAGTCCACGTCACCGTAGACGGCAAGCCCGAGCATGAGCGGATCTCCTCCGGAGAGGAGTGTGCGCCGCAAGCGGACAAACGCGTCTCCCACGCTCACCTCCCCCTGCCGCACCATCGCTTCCAGCCCTGCGAGCATCGCGGCGGTCGTGGGGCCAGCGTGCCGCCCCAGCATGTCCGCCATGCTGCTGACCACCACGGCGGAGCCCTGCCCGGCCCAGAGGAACTGGTTCACCACATTCTGGAATCTCACCGTGGGCAGCAGGGGACTGCAACCCATCAGCAGGACGAGGACCCCGTCGCCGGAATTCACTTTTCTCACATGACGTTCATGAAGACGCGAGACGCCGAGCGCATCGGAGGCGATTTCGATGGTCTGCACATCCGTGCCCTCTTCCTGATCTGTGTGGACCAGGAGCACCAGGAGGGAGGGCGCATCCCGCTGGATGGCCCTAGCCCACTGCTTCCATTCCTTCACTTCCGTGGTGCAGGCGGGCCACAGCTTCTCGAGGGTGTGCCTCACCCGGTCCATGCTGGTGGCGTCGTTGAGGTCCACGCGATGACTGGCCCCGACGAGGCCTCGAAGCAGCAGCGGGATGGTTCGCCGTTCCTTCCGGGGCATGACCCTCAACCCGACACCTCCTGCCCGTACCCCGGAAGGAACGCGCTGCCGCTCCAGGATACGGGTGAGTCCCCAGAAACCAGCGGGGCAAACGAAATCCTCAGCCTCCTCCTCATCCTGGTGGGAGGAGTGATGACACTCGCCCGTTTCCAGCGCCAGCTGGGCGTTGGGACACAGCCTCGCCTTGGGGTGCGGCGCGGGGAGGTCATAGAAGAACTCCACGGGAATGAAGCTTCCCACCGAGGTCTCGAGGATCTGGATCCGCCTTCCACGAAGCAAGCTCCGGCCTACGCCGGGCCGCGACACCGCTGCCCTCCAGAAGAGGCTCCCCTGGTTGGCCAGGGCTACGAGAAGCTTCACGAGCCGCTCATCCTCCAACGAAGTGGGACGCACTGGCTCCTGGGTCAGCTGCTGCAGGCGGGTGCGAATCTGGAGAATGGCTTCCTTCAGATCCGGCTGATCGATGTCGAACCAGTGGATTTCCTCGTCCTCCACGACCATGGCATGCGCGCCACCCGAGGCGTCCTCCTGGATCACGAGCGCGGCGTCGAAGGGCGTGCGTTCCTCCAGCGGTTCGTCCAGGGCGAGGGGAGGGAATTCCAACTCCTGCTTCACACCACGACCCATGTCGGGGCGTGCCTCGCGTGTCGTCACGACCGGGGCGGAGAGAATCGCCGTTTGGATGACCCGGTTGCGGTGAAGGACGGTGATGCGCGCGGAAAAGTCTCTTGCTGCGAATGCCCCAGGAGCTGGCTTTGGCACGGTAAACGCGAAAGCGCAGCGGGTACTATCTCCCTTAGACCCCAGGACAACGTGCTCGGCTCGCGGTGGGGCCTGTTGGCTGGTGAAATCATCCGAGAAGACGATGGTGAGCGTGTGGCCATCGGGAGAAGGCGGCAGGCTGGCCTCGGGGAGCGGCTTCCTGACGAAGCGCGAGCCAGCGCGCACCGCACCGATGTGGACCTCCAACCGGTAGGTGTGGCCGGCCAGGAGTGCCCCAAGCTCCTGCTCAGGCTTCGGCCCTTCCGTGGAGAGGATGGTTGCTTGCAGATGACGGCCCGGCGGCTTCTGTGAGGGCTGTTGCTGCATGGCCCAGGGGGGGGGCGTCTGGAGATTCTGGGACAGCGCCACGTCCAGGGACTTCTCCGCCGTTCGTACGGCCTGGCGAAGCTGCGAGAGCGCGACGCCCGCGCCGGGCGGGAGCTTG
This genomic interval carries:
- a CDS encoding glycoside hydrolase family 16 protein, which gives rise to MNMLRATRWGLAVCGLGLWAACGEPEPAPAPDTAPVVAAEGPGGVRAAGATGLLPAWGAPLWQDEFDGTDLKPWWYKMPHTYAAGNSESQWYRPENLEVSAGTLKIHSRRQDYLGSTTQAPAMPFTSPDGINRATPRTGLPAGKRYFTSGMINTREGNPATYFPLYGKYEIRARLPHGQGLLPAFWLRRKGGASSGEVDVMEYFFNYRPGRGKFSLHFPNTLGVNTTQQLVTFEPAAPGTGGWHTWSVEITPAGDPLTGPIDFKAFLDGVQYGGYQLTDAATLAMLRQPGANSTWDICLNTAVGGKWVGEPDQQLGYLPMVHRCSRTQAAPGTTGCATTDLFFVSLPAVFEIDYVRVYSLP
- a CDS encoding CHAT domain-containing protein encodes the protein MTDAGTTRKLDLAEGLLGKRMPAQAVQLAREALQEQPAGALPGERARAHDVLGQALLESEDGAAAVGHLEEALGLLAPDAPSQSRIQTRMTLATAYACLERHGDAAAQLTRAIEDARAVGLPGHLALASVRLAELEELSGDVRRWPERLRSAEREVVGTPFEKLLLLLRLGPERNGGRLAEEVLDVMRSYAQDTLQLNVPLEQQLAILLMNQAEQLPGDLRSELLDGTNRLRIKPIVRARLLASEGRASEALELLRRKLPKDTTHSEQLRTAGLLMALLDEQAHDERLQVCDVVERLLVGEDDDPSMRSDLAAALWKSARGERKVLDRAWRHAEHAAEVLASSASAREVNARVLASIRMSQLASGAAMSTPEQIALALWFEQALPLPEEELDRHRREAASILLHPGPLTLPRALTIAERLLCGATDSAETQAIQSRLRWVRQRSQAASDTASPDSMGDRRGPFDEVPAWVVELAQGRPPSKAISFDEQELTFLPHLMTARPDRAEECLDWLLEIMLRASMTGRELLALLAALGPVGAVGPRLLERVERAVAREPSFSLLRLRVQLLAQTRAWGEETPYSHAANALLAAARTPEERLEAGFFKGVERLNALQVLHPLEGRREHILEEARQILLKAMEEITRVQIPDPLLFALLITTGNAFREGPAPEVERALGLYEQARSLGAPNPLEAARLSKVTADALLLRLAPGDAVQALRLLEHALKLREGGPYEAETLVSAAQAELEQPERPDEERLTRAIARLEEALRCGDERNRLALADQLISLMAQLIPHRRRDGSLHRRLDELGRLHPRLAEKAARAKRGQKGPVPEEWMRIGVASVQQPAVAAYVRETHPLKRAKDLIAELSLDPSSPLAQAILAQESPPEERTPSSLRARAERLLHVTDAEERPGLCAARAKLLTHLAGLGHASVQETLSTIEEAERLSRAISSPEARHFLILELVRVWTPLDVHDHPIADFSRAARLCREVLDDPAVSPAVSLDALQCFARATRYRTDGDRDAHLREAAKLYEECLRHYEHLGMEDGEAIMRTNLAEVRAELRTGGSEPEYDEGLKAARARVSVARGSSEQVLAKGNLAVELTRLGSRRRSPEGDALLAEARTHFESMPWEDVPELRRFSVENFQALCLAEIAVRAGRRAEAIGLWSQRLEGQDREAQPFNWAMTAHNFALHLMAPDRHTGSMETKAVIAGLLLCEQVLQIRTLEAHPGFHWETTDEMGQAIVRVLECRPDSDPWPHELWVRGAQALDSAIAAARRWGKGERLAQSALGLLRLSLLTQEPRHIEPTAERAWVALDEARPFLLVDEASAFEEAQVTADVGTVLARALNEQSASGSAGLSFVLTGDSAERVLRWLARASGAFQRTLAGRMSRPARVPSGDWVEWLEALRGGTPGGVARALEKVRLTEPSFLRGEPDLSGTWNWLRSRPGSAAVALVSGSLGTMVVALESPEQPRVMVAELRVDAIPVEERAVAQAMGVDEGGQPYRDLLAWARTHLLPSLQFLLPPAPTHLLWIPAGPLRLLAPVDLWPSTPVSLGTRLALEARPFPERPRCTLIAVADPGPGRRGDLKSAVKLGAHLAQRVAASGKPRALLSQGSKFGTALKLTCPGIVERPASAQDVLRELAEADVVVILCHGGVEGPRKATLQLLDETGSDSELALEQVGADPRRIAGATVVLLSCETGQVGSWLHRAAGLAGAFLASGARRIIAPLWDVRLGTAFQVGNAVLDALAGDQDPSLALHALQSADQQADRSSASSFGRIWSLKAFVHWVG
- a CDS encoding ComEC/Rec2 family competence protein gives rise to the protein MLTLEMLPAGCGDCLLLEHVHEGRTQRILIDGGTPASYPALRARLSRDARPHFDLIVVTHVDADHIGGILELLRDPAVGTTYDDLWFNGQHHMKSFLAEATGAEGGSAGPEVPPEDRLGPGQGEALATIIRGGRWNEAFRRGPIVVPDTGALPRIELRNGLSLTVLSPTPTALRRMALVWAREVRSVEEELSRPHMATQEQADRLGGTLDVGALSAEPQQRDDAPANGSSIALLAECGPHACLLAADAWPQVLAATLQRLLQERGLSRLPLSAVKLPHHGSKRNVTREWLDLVECSDFLISTDGTRFRHPDAQAIARIVSAKRGVRLHFNTASVPASQWKSESLQVRHGFTTTYPASEGGSRVLTWG